Proteins encoded within one genomic window of Oncorhynchus nerka isolate Pitt River linkage group LG9b, Oner_Uvic_2.0, whole genome shotgun sequence:
- the LOC115114344 gene encoding fatty acid CoA ligase Acsl3-like, protein MKLKEDMNPLLLQVFRSVVWVYSVITFLPWYLLSGAGANLDRARRVKARSVSGRPAGPYRATNHEDGSQQKLVSSLHPGVDTLDKVMEHGAARFPERNCLGTREVLSEEDELQPNGKVFKKVILGEYQWMSYEETYQAAVCFGSGLAALGQRPQCNIAIFCETRAEWMIAAQACFIYNFPLVTLYSTLGGAAIAHGLNETEITHIVTSKDLLHSRLKDILLEVPRLQHIIVVDSKPTSWPGFPRGIMVHNMDAVQELGSRPDNMAVARRRPVPSDIAVIMYTSGSTGIPKGVMISHSNIIAGVTGMAERIPDLDETDTYIGYLPLAHVLELSAEMVCISHGCCIGYSSPQTLADQSTKIKKGSKGDTSVLKPTLMAAVPEIMDRIYKNVMTKVEEMSSVQRTLFVLAYNYKMEQITKGYKTPLCDSLVFRKVRSLLGGHMRVLLSGGAPLSAATQRFMNICLCCPVGQGYGLTETCGAGTISEMWDYSTGRVGAPLICSEITLKDWEEGGYYSTDKPHPRGEIVIGGPNVTMGYYKNEVKNREDFFVDSNGQRWFCTGDIGEFHPDGCLKIIDRKKDLVKLQAGEYVSLGKVEAMLKNCPFVDNICAYANSDQSYVIGFVVPNQKQLMALAEQRGLRGSWEEICNNPDMERDVLHIITEAALSAKLERFEIPRKICLSAEPWTPETGLVTDAFKLKRKELKSHYQEDIERMYGGK, encoded by the exons ATGAAACTAAAAGAGGACATGAACCCACTGCTGCTGCAGGTCTTCCGCTCGGTTGTCTGGGTCTACTCTGTCATCACCTTCCTGCCCTGGTACCTGCTCTCGGGTGCAGGAGCCAACCTAGACCGGGCGCGGCGGGTCAAGGCACGGTCAGTGAGCGGTCGCCCGGCGGGCCCTTACCGGGCGACCAACCATGAGGATGGTAGCCAGCAGAAGCTGGTGTCTTCCTTGCACCCAGGAGTGGACACCCTGGACAAGGTGATGGAGCATGGAGCGGCCAGGTTCCCAGAGAGGAACTGCCTGGGCACGAGAGAGGTGCTGAGCGAGGAGGACGAGCTCCAACCCAACGGGAAGGTCTTCAAGAag GTGATCCTGGGGGAGTATCAGTGGATGTCGTATGAGGAGACCTACCAGGCAGCAGTGTGTTTTGGCAGTGGGCTGGCCGCGCTGGGCCAGAGGCCTCAGTGTAACATCGCCATCTTCTGTGAGACCAGGGCCGAGTGGATGATAGCAGCACAGGCCTGCTTCATATACAACTTCCCAT TGGTGACGTTGTACTCTACTCTGGGCGGAGCGGCCATTGCCCACGGTTTGAACGAGACTGAGATCACCCACATCGTCACCAGCAAAGACCTGCTACACAGCCGTCTCAAG GACATTCTGTTGGAGGTGCCTCGGCTGCAGCACATCATCGTGGTGGACAGTAAGCCAACCAGTTGGCCCGGCTTCCCCCGCGGCATCATGGTCCACAACATGGACGCCGTGCAAGAGCTGGGCTCCAGACCCGACAACA TGGCGGTGGCGCGCCGGCGGCCCGTGCCCTCTGACATCGCTGTCATCATGTACACCAGCGGCTCCACGGGCATCCCCAAGGGCGTCATGATCTCCCATAGCAACATCATCGCGGGCGTCACAGGCATGGCAGAGCGCATTCCAGACCTGGA TGAGACAGACACCTACATTGGGTACCTGCCACTGGCCCATGTTCTGGAGCTGAGTGCAGAGATGGTGTGTATCTCTCACGGCTGTTGCATCGGATACTCCTCCCCACAGACGCTAGCAGAccag tcGACTAAGATTAAGAAGGGCAGTAAAGGAGACACCAGTGTTCTAAAACCTACACTCATGGCTGCTGTACCG GAGATCATGGATCGGATCTATAAGAATGTGATGACAAAGGTGGAGGAGATGAGCAGTGTGCAGAGAACCCTCTTTGTATTGGCCTACAACTACAAGATGGAACAGATCACCAAGGGCTACAAGACCCCGCTCTGTGACAg tctggTGTTTAGGAAAGTGCGCTCGTTGTTGGGGGGTCACATGAGGGTGCTGTTGTCAGGCGGAGCGCCCCTCTCCGCTGCCACCCAGCGCTTCATGAACATCTGCCTCTGCTGTCCCGTGGGCCAGGGCTATGGCCTCACCGAGACCTGCGGAGCTGGCACCATCAGCGAGA TGTGGGACTACAGCACAGGCCGGGTCGGCGCTCCTCTGATCTGCTCCGAGATCACCCTCAAGGACTGGGAGGAGG GCGGttactacagcacagacaagccaCACCCGAGAGGGGAGATTGTAATCGGCGGGCCCAACGTGACTATGGGTTACTACAAGAACGAGGTGAAGAACCGCGAGGACTTCTTCGTGGACAGCAATGGCCAGCGCTGGTTCTGTACAGGAGACATCGGGGAGTTTCACCCAGACGGGTGCCTCAAGATTATCG ATCGTAAGAAGGATCTGGTGAAGCTCCAGGCTGGGGAGTATGTGTCTCTGGGGAAGGTGGAGGCCATGCTGAAGAACTGCCCTTTCGTAGACAACATCTGCGCCTACGCAAACAG TGACCAGTCGTACGTGATTGGCTTTGTGGTGCCCAATCAGAAGCAGTTAATGGCGCTGGCGGAGCAGCGAGGGTTAcggggcagctgggaggagatcTGTAACAAccctgacatggagagagacgttcTCCACATCATCACAGAGGCCgctctgtcag CCAAACTAGAGCGCTTTGAGATTCCGAGGAAGATCTGTCTGAGTGCAGAGCCTTGGACACCGGAGACTGGCCTGGTGACCGACGCATTCAAACTCAAACGCAAGGAGCTCAAATCACACTATCAGGAAGACATCGAGAGAATGTACGGTggcaagtaa